The following coding sequences are from one Loxodonta africana isolate mLoxAfr1 chromosome 18, mLoxAfr1.hap2, whole genome shotgun sequence window:
- the LOC100662647 gene encoding olfactory receptor-like protein DTMT — protein sequence MSGKNQTIVSEFILLGLPIDPEQRILFYGLFLAMYVTTVLGNLVIIVLIRLDSHLHTPMYLFLSNLSFSDLCFSSVTMPKLLQNMQSQVPSIPYTGCLAQIYFFLFFGDLENFLLVAMAYDRYVAICFPLHYTTIMSPQLCLSLVAPSWVLTTLHAMLHTLLTARLCFCADNMIPHFFCDMSALLKLACSDTQVNELVIFITGGFVVVIPFILIIMSYVRIISSILKVPSARGIHKAFSTCGSHLSVVSLFYGTVIGLYLCPSANNSTVKEIVMAMMYTVVTPMLNPFIYSLRNRDIKGALGRVFHKKTFPFSL from the coding sequence ATGTCAGGAAAAAATCAAACCATCGTCTCTGAGTTCATCCTCCTGGGCCTGCCCATTGATCCAGAGCAGCGAATCCTGTTCTATGGCCTGTTCCTGGCCATGTATGTTACCACCGTCCTGGGCAACCTCGTCATCATAGTCCTCATCCGGCTGGACTCCCatctccacacacccatgtatttGTTTCTCAGCAACTTGTCcttctctgacctctgcttctccTCGGTCACAATGCCCAAATTGCTGCAGAACATGCAGAGCCAAGTCCCCTCCATCCCCTACACAGGCTGCCTGGCCCAGATAtacttctttctgttttttggtgACCTGGAGAACTTCCTCCTTGtggccatggcctatgaccgctatgtggccatctgcttcccctTGCACTACACCACCATCATGAGCCCCCAGCTCTGTCTCTCCCTGGTGGCACCGTCCTGGGTGCTGACCACGTTGCATGCCATGCTGCACACCCTGCTCACTGCCAGGTTGTGTTTTTGTGCAGACAACATGATCCCCCATTTTTTCTGTGATATGTCTGCTCTACTGAAGCTGGCCTGCTCTGACACTCAAGTTAATGAATTGGTGATATTTATCACAGGAGGATTCGTTGTCGTCATCCCATTCATACTCATAATTATGTCCTATGTAAGAATCATCTCCTCCATCCTCAAGGTCCCTTCTGCCAGGGGCATCCATAAGGCTTTTTCCACGTGTGGCTCCCACCTCTCCGTGGTGTCACTGTTCTATGGGACTgttattggtctctacttatgCCCATCAGCTAATAATTCTACTGTGAAGGAGATCGTCATGGCTATGATGTACACTGTGGTGAcccccatgctgaaccccttcatctacagcctgaggaacagagACATAAAGGGAGCCTTGGGAAGGGTCTTTCATAAAAAGACATTTCCCTTCTCTCTATGA